ATCTCTCTGGCTCATTACTTCTGAGAACAGAGAGGCTACAACTCTGTGTCCTCTTTCTGTCCAACATAAAACACTGACCCTTCAGCTTATCCAGGCCTTGCCCACCTATAGTGGCCAAAGAGAAACATGAAGGTCAGCGTGTCTTATCCCTTTCAGTGATGATCTTCCTGGAAAATCCACTCCAATACCTcatcattttgataccttttgaattcCCATCTGGACTGTCTGTCATGATAATGCCATATATCTAACTGGATTGACTGTTAAGAGCATGTTAGGGCCGCAGACAGTGTTGAATCTTCAAGTCATTCACTGTATGGTCAAGAGCTAAATAAAGTTCCACATTgaacattttacttattttctttagtAGAAGTGACTAGAGGCTTCAGAGAAGATCAGTGTCTTTAGAGAAATACCTTCTCTATCCCAGGCCGCCCTTCACTGCCTGCTTTGAAGTAACCAGGACAGTTTTGAATTGGTGTGTGTTTCTTTGAGAACAACTCCACAGTCATCTGGAGTGTGGAATGAAGAGCTCAGGGAATTTAAGAGCTAATTCTTCAGTCTGACAACTGGGCAACAGCACTTTAAGGAAACTCCCAGGACTATGATTTCAAGCTTCGGTGTCGATCAAAAGTTTAACCCCCTTGGGATGAATTCCACATTCGTTTAGCATCTGGTTTTGACTGACTGCAAGATAATGAGTTTTAATTTGTGTTGCAGATGAGCATTTCATTCTGATTCACATCTATTTCTAGATCATGTCCTCTGAACAACAATTGCTCTTAAAATTGCTTAGCAGAGGGACTGAGAAGCCTGCATCCCCTTTGAAGTTATAATAGACCTTACCACTGCTAAAGCCTGCATCTCCTTTGAAGTTAAAATAGACTTTACCACTGCTAAAGTTTAGATTTGTTTGCTAGATTGTGGCTAACACCTTCCCAGGGAGGTGAAGAGCTAGCTGTGTTGTAAGATGGTTTGGTATGACCTACTTGAAGTTCAGATATTTAAAAACTTTGGTATCAACAAATCCATCCTTCTAGAATTAAGGATATTTTTAGTTGGATTTAATTAGTACACTGGAGTTCCATTTCAGGACCTCATTGTACTGAATTTGCCTCTTATCCAAGTAATAATAGACTTGATGGTTTGGGGTTTTCTTGGTACAACCTAATTTTAAATGCCCTCTCCCACTGTggagcactgattttttttttcaatgtgaatGTATCCTTATTGATCAAAAGATTTACCTTTCTTCCATGCCCTTATGTCTCACTCTCCACCcccttttcttaaaatgtttctaCTTGAACTTGCAACTGAATTCCATAAATCCCAAGGAATTCCTGCCCTCCTCTGCTCATAGTAGAGTTTGCTATgttgtgtttcatttttctgcCAAGCCAGAAACCAGAATACCACCACATAGCACCATCTACCATCTTCACCCTTGATATCCCAAACTATGTTATCTATTGATCACCATATTCTTTCCTGCTGAACCTGGACACACCCTCCAAACCTCTCACAATACAGCACTTGGAGCAATAATTACCACTTGATTGGAACTGGTGTGCAAGGGGAGATCTATTTGCTGTTCCAACCTTAGCCTCATAATTTCCTAAGGTGGTTTGAGATCTTGAGTTAGCCCACACGGCAGAATGACGGGATGTACCAGTATTCTGCTTATAGGTCCCACCCTGTGGCCAGGGGGCAGCATGAAAGGCAGGAAAAAGGCTCCATGCCTCTACCCACTGCCCCTTTGGTGTATGATTGCAATTGAATTCCAAAATGTCTCCTCATTTACATCACTTCATTGTGTTAAATGAGTCTGTTCCTCACCACCTTCTATAAACAGAGGGTTAATTAAGAAGTCCCAGTTGCTTGCTTCTTCCTTAGATTCTGTGAGACTGAGATACCAAAATGATGTGACATCCTTTTTGACTTTTGAATTGTTCTGTGTGAATTTAGTGCCTTTCTAGGCAGCAAGAATTTTCTTCATTGCTGATTTCATAGAAAAAATGCCCTAATATACTCACACCGCCAGTGTTACCAACATATACGGACTAGCACAGAAGAAATCACATTAGTCTGCCTGTTTGCACGTTACAGCCAATACTGCAGCACCTGTTCAAACTGGAACAGACTAGACTGCCAGGTGGAGGACCTTTGTAGAAACTGGAACACTTCTCAGGGACAGGTGGCAGACCCTGTTCTGAGAAACAGGGTCACCCAAAAGGAGTTGGGTGAAGGCTCCCCTGTCACGTGACCAGAGCACAGTGGCAGAACTTCACACAGAGCCAAGTCCCCCGGCAGACAGCAAGGCCACTGTGAGGGAAGTGCTAGCactagtcgctcaggcgtgtccgactctctgggacctcatggactgtctgtgaagttgtccaggcaagaatactggagtgggttgtcattcccttctccaggggatcttcccgacccagggactgaacccagttctcctgcattgcaggcagattctttaccttctgggcCACCAGAAAAGGTACTGTAAGGAGACTTCCAGCCAAGTCCCAGGCCTACTCTCCAGAGCCACTTCACAGCACTCAGGGGAACACTGGCTCCTGGGCCTAGGCTCTTGCCTGGTGATCAGGCAGATGGGGTCCTCCAGGGGTTGCAGGTCAGAGGGAACCCCCACCAGAAGGTGCAGGCTAATAGGAAGATGTCCCTTATTGATGGTGTCACCCAGGGAGCTCACTCCCTCCAGAGTGCCCACTTCTCAGATTCTGGAAGTGTGACAACCCACTTGGATTCTTGATTGCAATAAAATGTGAGTTCAATTTGAAGTGaattaacttctttttttgtaGTCAAGTCTCAAAATTAACTCCCTCACCTGCATCCTCTGTGGTCTCCGGTCCTGTTGGTTCTCCTGCTCCTTGTGCAGGTTCTGATGCCGGCTCTCCCTCTTTGTATCGACCAACTGTACAGTGATGGGAACAAGAGCGACTATCAAAGCAAACAAATGCATGGAATTAAACAAAAAGTGTACTTCACTGTTTTCTGTCCTGTCTTTTCCTTAAGGACTGCTTGTGTCCTGAGAGCTACCTTCACAAGTTTTAGAATTTGTCAGGGAAAGGAAAACTTTACACGACTGCGTTTCCTGCAGCCCGGAAAAATAGGTGGTGAGAAAAGCTGGTTTCTGTGGCATTTTCATCAGACACACCCACAGAAAGAAGAGACGACCATCATCATGTTATTGTCTCTTCGTGATTATTCTGTCACATCCGAGACAGGCATTCTGCTCCTTTCCCACAGCTTTCCTGCTGCCCACCTTGCAGCTACTTCTCTGGTATGAGAACCCAACTCTCAAGTGCACCTAAGAgggaaaaggcaaaaatgaaaaTCTTCCAATGCATACAACTGGTGAGAAACCTGAGAGCAGAAAGCTAAGACAACACATTGGATTGTCTGATTTCAGCCAATCCCGATTCCCACTGGCAAAGTTAGCAACCTGCACAAACACACAGCACACAGAATACATATATCCATTTATTTGGGAAACTGCTTTGCCTGTAAAGTCACAACTGCTAAGGCACATTGTTGCGAAGtcaagggggaggaaggagagagacaaaTCCAAGGATCCAGGTAAAGGGCAAAGGGTACACGCTTTCAGCAGTGCAGAGAGCTTCCGGTGTCTCCCCTCCCTTCTACCACAGAGCTTCACAAAGAACCATGGATTTCCAAGTCCAGTTGGTGTCCTCCTCATGCCCATTCTTGTTCTCAAGCTTCTTTTAAAGCAACACATGCTTAAAAATGAAGTCCTTGTTATGTTTTTTTGGATTATACTGTGTCCAAAAAACACTGCTTAGGAATTCATTCTTTATAGTGAACAAGTATTCCCAAGAATTCGTGTAGAACAACTGATCTGCATTAAGCCTTGGCAAGATTCTTAGCCAAGTCAAATCAAAAGCCAGCAGATGGTGCCCAAGGGCAAGAGTTCTGATAAGAAATGATGACTTACTCCTGTGGGGCACAGGATCCCAGAGCTGGTCATTTTAGGTGCCAAGGTCCTTTTGTCCttggaactgaactgatctgtgcCAATTACAACACTACAGCTATAGAAGGCAGATAGCTACAGATTCATTAAAACACAACACAACAAAGTAATCCAAAGCCAAGCTTTCTCCTTGAATTCCCctgaattgaaagataaaacagaaTTATCCCTCAGTTATtttcaggaaatgaaaaaaagcatttGGAGGGTACGCAGGCTGGTACCTGCGTACCAGCTGGTACCATGTACTGAGTCCATCTCCCAGCAAGACAGAGGAGGCATTCTCACACAGAAAGGACAGACTAGAAAAAAGGTACTGATGGTCATTTGGTTCAAGTGAGTCGAGGGCTCTGCACATTCAGATGGGTAAGCACTTCTCCAGAACATATTCATAACATACAGAGTGAGCTCCACTGATATTTAATAGTCCAACTGCAATCAGCTGAATTGTCTGGACATGCAACCAAGAGATGTGACATATGTGGTACTATCAGTGCATCTGAACACAGAGAACATCACAGCAATCACTGTGCTTTGGAGCTGCACATGGAAATTGTATGCAGTCAGCTTGTTTCCCTTGATTAATGCAAGAGGTAGGtcatcagcaaaataaaaaaaaacaaaaaaacgtgTACTGAAGAAACACTCTTCAGGAGACTTAACAGGAAGTGTGGTGTCAGTGATGTGGGTTCACGTCATTAATCTACACTTAGCATGTCCACAAGGGACGTAAAAGGATAAAACCTGTCACAACAGCCAATCCCTGCACGGAAGAGGCACGCCAGACCAGGGCCGTCAGCATCCTCTCCCAAGACCGCTCAGGGCTGGGCAAGAGGCAAGTGTGACACTCTACCCTGAGTTCCGTGTTATTCAGTAAAACACAAGCAGGATTTCCGGGAGGCCGTCCATTTTGCAGAGTGTCTTGCTAAATCTCGGCTGGTTTGAGAACCTGACACGATTCACCTTCCAGAGCACAGTGTCCTTCGTGACAGGACAGAGCACACAGAAGAAGAGCGTCCAGATCACCTACtgagaataatttaaaaacaatgagGGGCTTCAGAGGACCACATCCATTACACACGTAAGCAACAGAGTCCAGGGAGATAGCACCCAAGGGACCCAGATCACGTGACCTTCCTACTATTCAGAGAGTTAGCATTGCTTGTTTCTTTCAAACGTAGGTCTTTCTGACTAAATTTTTTAATGAGGGTTCCAGGAACTAAGGCCACCAGGGCAATGGCCAGCAGTTTAAAGGCAGTTTCCCAGGAGAAAAGAGCATCCAGAGAGGTGAGAGTGGACAGGATGGAGCCCGTCTGCACACAGATGAAATTATATGGGATCAaacctggaggaagaaaagggaaatccTGTTACTCTGGGATGGGAAAACGAAGACCAGCAGTGTTTCAGAAAGGTCACCAGTAATTCACAACAGTGACTCCAGTTTCATATGTGACTTTTGTGCAATTCTGACCCCTAAACatatttcctctttcccttcttctcttcCATTCCTTCCCCTCCTTTCCTCGCTTCCCACATACATTTGCCTCATTAAACAAAAGGACTTCAGATggtttgcaatatatatatatatacactacaataagatttaaacattttttttaaataggggaaaacaaaagaagaataaaacaaaatgagtgaagaataaacaaaattaagGCAAAAATGCAGAAAGTTCACTCATTTGCTAGACGTGTCCCCAGATTTGGTTCCGAGTACCCAACAGCCCAAGCAAAGAGAAGCACCAGCATTATGAGTTGTGCAGTATGCCTAAGATAAGAACAAGTTTCTTAGAAGTAGCAGTACTGTTTCATACTCTGTACTGTCTGTAAGAGGTCATCAAATCCACTGGATCCCAAAAGTGACTGGTGGCCCAAGAGGCTGACTATATCACAATCCCCCGGTGAAGCTGTTAAAAACACACCCTCAGGGACTCTGGACCCCTGGGTCTGGGTCCTGACTCCCACTCCCAAGACTCTGATTGGTTTGGGGCCCCCTGATGATCCACTCCTCTTCTCTAATGGATGATGCCTCAAGATGAGACTCATCAAGGTCATACAACCTGTCAGAGGCGGaactagaacccaggtctctggagtCCTTCCAAGCCTCATGTACCTGGTTAATTACAGGCTGCTAATAGAGACACGGAGGCACTCTCATCTAAAAGCCGGTCTGACAGAATTAGCTATGGTTGATTCTGCTTCGATTTAAGATCTCAGCTTCTCTCAGGAATTCCCTATTAATAGCAACTGCTCAACCACAGAGCTGTCATGTTTGACCCAGAGCCCTGAGTAGTCTTTCCCTCCATTTCTAAAGAAGGTTTAAGAGAGATGACCCTTGCCTTAGGCTTGGAGAAGGTGGGGTGGTTTACTTCCAGTGTGGGGAAAACCATAGTCACTGATTCACAGGATGTTAGCCATTTTCCCATTCAGATGAAAGTGGTCCAAAGCTCATACTTAGAGAAACACTGCTGTCATCCTAGCCTTGCATTTGGCCAAGTGGCTCATGGAGGGTAAGGAGCTTGCTGAAGGTCATACAATTGTCAAAAGGCAAGAAGGAACTAGCTCTTCCTAAGGCAGATCTTAATGGAAATAGGGGCCAAAATCAAACAAGAAGCCCTTGCtctgaccttcctgcctccacCTTCTCTTCCAGCCACAAACCTGAACTCTGCTTTCACTGAGCCCTTACTATGGGCCAGGTCATGTGTTACACAGATTACTCTTCTAATCCCAGGGCCTACCACAGTACAAACACACAATAGACATTAAATACAGGTATAGAATGAACAATCCCTAATTCTTCCAGAAGTATTTTTTGGGTTCTCATGTTCAAGCCCAAGTAGACCTGCTATCAGGAACAATTACATTAGACAAGGCTGGATGATGCTGTCCGTAAGCCTGGCTCACAGAGGCAGGCATGTGCCCGAGACAACTGTGAGACTCAGACTTACACGCATGTCTTACCGATAAGAACAGAGAAGAAGAACTGCATGATGGGGATGTTCAGAATTGGGGCCGAGAGGTTCAAGAACCAGTTTGGCGTCATAGGGAAAAGTCTCAAAAACAGTAAGAAGAAAAACAGGCCATTTCTGTTCTCCTCCACCTGAAGCCAAAGAAGACAAGGCCATTAAGAAGCAGAAAGAGTCTCCAGTTGGTGAAAAATCTgttggtgccaggcactgttctagataCTTTTCATATTCTGTAAATTTCAGGGCAgagattgttttcttcatttttaaaatggaagcagctgggacttccctggtggtccagtggttaagaatctcctttccaatgcaggggacgcaggtttgatccctggctggggaactaagatctcacatgctgaggagcagccAAGCCAGagttccacaactagagagcccaggGACCACAACGAAGACCTAGCGcagcccccacctccccaaaACTGGAGGTGCCTGAGGCTCAGAAGTCAGGAACCTGCCCAAAGACACAGAGCTGGCAGTGATGGAGCTGGAGGCTGAGCTCAGGTCTTCATCTCTAGGAGACATCAATAGACGCTCTGGAGTCTCCTGCGGCAGGGGAGGGGGGCACTGTGGGAACCACCTGCACTACACTCCCCTCAGGGCCACGCCATGACTTTCTAGGGACCCAGCACTCAGAGGTACCCTCTAgccttaccttcttctgcagcaGGGCCACTTTGTCAGGAAAGTAGAAGACCACCAGCTGTTTGCCAAAAACACTGGAGAGCAGGTAGCAGCCTGTAGCACCCACTGAGGTCAGCACACAGCACAGCAGAAGGCCCAGCCAGGGCCCAAACAAAGCACCAGCTAAAACATTCTGCAAAGGAAACAAACGGTCTGCCGTGAGGACATCCGTCAGCTGCCAGCCATCTCGCCTTGGAGCCTGGGAGGCCTATGTTCCCTCCTGCTTCAGTGATTTTCCTGGACAAAAAACCCTATTCCCATTGTAAAGAGATGAATGAAAGGTGATGAAAGATCTAGGAACTACAACCCTGGCTTCAGTCTTCTCACCCTTAAAACTGGGAAGAGGATTAAAACCTCAGAGGACAAGACAGAATTAAATGGGAAAACCTGCGTCTAACACCCAGCCTTCCACATGGGCTGTGATAGGTCCTGCAGACCCTGAGGCTCTGGGGAGGCAGAAAGAAAGCTCACAAATTATTTTTGCTATTCTAAATGGATACAAACCATGGATTTCCCCTTAGTTAGACCACATGAGCTTTACAGAATGTCTCATTTCTTTGCTTTCGGCAGGAATTACGTATCTGTGGTATGCTAATCCTGGCAGTTTTGTGTTGATCAGATTTCTAGCTGACACTCAAAAAAGCCTGCAATGAACCAAAACGGAAAAGTGAACCAATACTTCCTAAATGCAGTCTGGCTGATAGACACCATCCTGCCAAACACAGAAtccaagagagaaaataaaaggggGACCTGGAAGTGAGAAGGCGGGGATCTCCTCAGCACCTCCAATGTGCTAAGTACTTAACGACATGTCCGATTTAATCCCCAACAAGACCCTGTGTGGTATGGCAGCCTCACCCGACTCTACCAGTGCGAGATTAAGTATGGTGCCCAAGGCCACATGAGGAAGAGATAGGATGCACCCCCAGGGAGCAGTTGGCTCTTTGCCCTGCAGAGGGATCAGCTCAAGAGAGAAAGAGGTATGGGGGCAAACCCAGGAGACAGATGGCCTCTGACccccagcaccacacatgtccccATCTCTCTTGGCATGGCTATGTTTGCTTTTCTTCCAGTTGCTAACAAAGACACTGCTGAGGCAGATCCGGCCTGAGCTGAATGttgaggcaggagggagagcaggACAAGAAGGAAGCTTTCAAGGCTGCCTGCTCAGTGCCGAAGCCGCTGTGTGCCAGGCGCACCATCACTGTGCCAGCCCTTCTGCACCCACTGggtcatttaatcctcccacGTAACAATCCCAGGGGGTTACGTAGGCAAGTCTCTGTTCCACAGATGAGGAGGCAGGGTTGGAGAGGATAAATGGTTGGCTCACTGTTACACAGCTGGGATCTAAACCTACCCAAAGccataatatacatatacatttataccaACCAGCTTACAATGCTGCTGGGAGGACAGCACAAATTCTCCTGTATCACCTGAGATGGCAGCTGGTTAGAAGCACCCAAGAGCCCACGCACAAGCCTGGATTTAACCCTGCAGCTCTCGAGAGCCAGGGGGCTGCCTGGAAAACCAGAGTGACTCATCCTCACCACACCAGGGAGGTTTCCCGACCCTCTCCAGCCAAACATCACCAGGAACAACCTGCATCTGTTCATCAGACACTTACGAAGGCACTTCCCTGTGGCAGGCAAACACACAGGCTGTGAACAAGGAACAGGCCCAGCCCTCAAGGAACTCACAGACTAGTggagaaaacagattttaaaagaaaaccaacATGCAGAAGGGGAGAGGTCTCAAGGACGGTGCTCCACAGCTGTCAAATCCTTAGAAACAAAAGCAGCAAACTTGAGAGGAGAGCTAGGCTCTGGAGCTacagggtgagggggtggggcagggttCAGACCCCAGCCCTTCCCCCTCCTCGCCTCGTCACCAGGGacagttacttaacttctcacCATTCACCTCCTTGTCTGTGAAATGCAGGTAACAATGCCCGTTACTGGCTCTTGGGAGAATTAAGTAAGGTCGCGCGGGTAGAGCAACTAGGACAGTGCCCGACACAGGGAGAGCTATCAACAAACAATACCCACGGTAGCCTGTCCTCTGGACTGTAGGCTCTGCAGCCTAATGGCCCCTCTGCAAAGAAGAACGTGGCTTCCTGGGAGGCAGGCACAGGAGGAGGGCAGGATACTGACCAGGAAGCTGGACCCAGGGATGGCAAAGCTCTGTTTGTAGAGGTAGGCACTGCAGAAGAGCAGGAACACGTAGACCTGGTGTTCCTTCCGGTATTCTCGAAGGACCTCAGAGAGTTCCCGCAGCTCAGCCAGGTCCGAGGGAAACCATAGTGACCTGGAGATTTGGAAAAGCAGATGGAAACAAGAGTCAAAAACAGCCTCATACCTAATAAAGTCACTTGCTGTGTCTTCTTTCCAAAACAGGTTGTTTAATGTGCCCATCATTTGGTCTGCTGGGAACCAGCAGAGATGTGGGAGGCTAGGATGATGGATGACCTGATATTTATAACACAGCAGAGGTAAGGAGAAGAGCCTCGGTTTGGAAGCAAGGGACTTGGCGTAGCATCTGAACTCTGCTACTATCCAGTGGTATCTCAGGCTAGtctttgagccttagtttccttattGGAGAAATGAGAGGCTAATGGTAGATAATCACTAAGTTCCCTCTTAGCTCTCAAATTTTATGgactagtctttttaaaaatttttaattggaggctaattgctttacaatattatgttggtttctgccatacaacaacttgaatcaaccataagtatatatatgcgccccctcttgaacttcccttctactctccaccctatcccacctctctaggttgttacagagtacAGGGTtgaactccctgtgttatacaacaacttcccattagcaatctattttacatatagtaatgtacatgtttcaatgctactctctccatttgtccaccctctccttccctcgctgtgtccacaaatctgttctctatgtctgcgtctctattcctgctctgcaaataggttcatctgtaccattttcctagattcaatatatatgcattaatacatgatagttgtttttctctttctgacatccttcactctgtataacaagctctcggttcacccacctcactagaactgactcaaatgtgttcctttttatggctgagtaatattccattgtataaatgtaccacagctgctttatctacaaacaataaatgctggagaaaaagaaaccctctggcactgttggtgggaatgtaaattgatacagccactaaagagaacagtatagaggttccttaaaaaaatagaaataaaactaccatatgatccagcaatctcactactactacgcatataccctgaggaaaccataactgaaaaaaacacacgtacccccagtgttcactgcagcactatctacaattgctaagacatggaagcagcctagaagtc
This window of the Dama dama isolate Ldn47 chromosome 19, ASM3311817v1, whole genome shotgun sequence genome carries:
- the TMEM41A gene encoding transmembrane protein 41A, translated to MHSLLGLLLVFAGSTFALYLLSTGLPRASTLVSAEEAADRSLWFPSDLAELRELSEVLREYRKEHQVYVFLLFCSAYLYKQSFAIPGSSFLNVLAGALFGPWLGLLLCCVLTSVGATGCYLLSSVFGKQLVVFYFPDKVALLQKKVEENRNGLFFFLLFLRLFPMTPNWFLNLSAPILNIPIMQFFFSVLIGLIPYNFICVQTGSILSTLTSLDALFSWETAFKLLAIALVALVPGTLIKKFSQKDLRLKETSNANSLNSRKVT